The genomic stretch NNNNNNNNNNNNNNNNNNNNNNNNNNNNNNNNNNNNNNNNNNNNNNNNNNNNNNNNNNNNNNNNNNNNNNNNNNNNNNNNNNNNNNNNNNNNNNNNNNNNNNNNNNNNNNNNNNNNNNNNNNNNNNNNNNNNNNNNNNNNNNNNNNNNNNNNNNNNNNNNNNNNNNNNNNNNNNNNNNNNNNNNNNNNNNNNNNNNNNNNNNNNNNNNNNNNNNNNNNNNNNNNNNNNNNNNNNNNNNNNNNNNNNNNNNNNNNNNNNNNNNNNNNNNNNNNNNNNNNNNNNNNNNNNNNNNNNNNNNNNNNNNNNNNNNNNNNNNNNNNNNNNNNNNNNNNNNNNNNNNNNNNNNNNNNNNNNNNNNNNNNNNNNNNNNNNNNNNNNNNNNNNNNNNNNNNNNNNNNNNNNNNNNNNNNNNNNNNNNNNNNNNNNNNNNNNNNNNNNNNNNNNNNNNNNNNNNNNNNNNNNNNNNNNNNNNNNNNNNNNNNNNNNNNNNNNNNNNgattaatccatcattagcaaatatttactgtagcaacacattatcaaatcatggactaattaggcttaatagattcgtctcgccgtttagattcgtcttatgtaatgggttttgtaagtagtctacgtttaatactcctaattagtatctaaacattcgatgtgacgggtgctaaaaataagtcagtggaagaaaacggggcctaatTAACAAGATGTGGACAGAAGGAGAATTACTATTTATTTACTAGCATACATCATTGCAAGCAATTCATCTTATGGAACCGGTGATCCAAGGAAGACGTAGCATAATTTTGGGGTTCCATTTTTCATCGTTGCCCGCTGTAGATTGCACTCCTACTGACTTCGCTTGGGCAAGGTGATGGAACATGGAAGAAGAGCCTGGAACCTGTGGAGGTGGAGCCGACCCGACCTGACCGGTGCAGGAGGGAGCGGGAGAGGCCAGCAGCGTGGCAGGCCAAGTACACTGGCCTCCGGCCTCCGACGGTGTGGAGGCCATGTCAGCATGGTGCTGACGTGGCATGAGGCTTGTTGCGCCATCCCATCTGGTACGGCAGCACCAGCCATACAGGCGCGTGCtggtttccctcctcctcccttcctttcttcttcctccagtaaCCTCGAGCCCGACTGACTCCCTCAccgccggctgccgccaccCCCCAATCCGCCCCAAATCCGGCCATTTCGGTTGGGGAAACTAGTTGGAATTGTTCACCGCTTCGTTTGGAAGGTATCCCCCAACTTTTTTCCTTGTTTTACCGTTCCATTTGCTAGATCGGAGGATATTTAGGTGACCTAGGGTTAGGTTGTTGATTTTAAATTTTGattgtgtagtgtatatgataTTGGTagggttttttttgcaatatatCCAATTGATGTCTATAGTTGGTACAGTAAAGTTGATGGATTACGTgtctaaagtttatttgtgtattatttttttgtcacttgatgtgtaggtgagatgacgtCTGGGTGtgaatacaaacggcgtagATGGTACGTGCATtacgtgggcgagtccaatgcgGATGCTTCCGTACCTCCTGACGTTCtggtacctctttgtagatgtggcgtgcaagccgaggtgaaacaatcaaggcacccaaagacagccggaagaacCTTCTATGTGTGCAAGTGGAAGTTTGATCTAATGCCTACCGtaccttgtgatttctttcaatagatagatggacccgacaaatatgatcctaggatccgcctattcccatacgatagtacagagcttaaaccatactatcagtttaggcgttgggttcctcttccaccaaacccacctaaaATGActgaggaggagaagcaggaggctgcttgtagacgtgtgagggatcctctcatgtgcaagtgtggagttgctgctaagcttatgcgtcctaacttaggggttccacctaagttcaccccattctttcgatgctcgctaACGACCCATGTAAGTTTAGTAGGAGAATGTTAGTGTCATGTGTAGGAAGTAGTGATAGTTTTCTTGATATGCACTGTGTAATCTTGTCACCAGTTTTATGTAGGATGGGTGGCCGctatgtgatttcaatgagtatatctaTGGGCCTAAGCCGATgtggccaacggaggagcaagtgcgggacttcgagagtggaaaggcacTATGGTCATGtggtcctctcctagtgatagatgcaagtgtagtatattggcaacacaaggtgtggtgccttctaagcttggatatggttcgttctgtggcaATGCATGTCGAGTACAAGGTGAGTAACTATTCATCTCTTTTGTTGATTGTTTATCCTATTACATGTGACATGTGTAGccattgtttcaaatttgtgaCAATATGAACatcttgttgcaggagggaaggacatgtgattgggaagacttTTCTGGTCATCATAATTTATTGTTAAAGTTGGGTCGTACATCAGAACCATGGAAGTCAGGACAAACACAAGAACTgatagaaaagattaggaaggaaAATATAGtgacttgctttgggggaaaatataccaAGACATGGTTCGGGATACTAGAGTGAAGCCTGAAGGATTTTATGTGAAGGAaaatattattaagtattggaggcagaacAGAACGAAGTATCCACGCCCTCTAACTgaagatgagaagagagaaaataggaggaagttgcaggaaaagagggagttggagaaacaaaggttgagggaggagagagatcgcATAGGTTTTGTTATTGATccaaatgcaaaatacactaagggttcatgggaagaatacTTGCAGCAGGTTAGGGCAAGGAAGAGCAGGATtaaaatggaagagttacaagaaaGGGCGTAAGAGGCGCATATGCAGGCGATGAAGgcacttgttgccgatttacctgttggtaaggttaatgtggataagaaagggaagggagttgttattgtgtgggatgatgatgatgatgatgagttagTATGTGAATGTGACTCTGACTAAATAATGTGTTCATTGAGTTGCttcatgtttctctttagttgtgaaaactatgttcatttgtgagagaactatGTTTGTTGTGGAGAAGTACATTTATTGTGAGAAATATGTTTATTTGTTAAGAACAATGTATTATGTTATTTGCATTGAGTGCGCAGGTGTGGTCGTGGTAGGGATGAGCTCTTTTGAAGTGATGATATGCCACCGTGTTTTTAGGCACTTCTGGAGAGTTTGGACGATAGTAGCCAGCCAAAAGTAATTGTCACCTTTATCCACCACCAGATAGAGAGAAAGAGCGCTTGCAGCACGCACCCACCATTTCCGTGCGAATCTCCTCTTCTTATAACCCCacctcgtcttcgtctccccCTCCAGCAACCACCCTCTCACTAGCGGCCAAACCAAAACAAAACCCTAGTCCCAAACTCATCTCGCCGCCGGACCTCCCAAAAATCCAAATGGCCGCCGTTTGGGTCACGTTGGCCGCCGCGCACCGGCGTGTCGCTCCCGTCGCTgtcgcgggggggggggggcctctCCCGCTCCCACTCCCCCTCCCGTGGGGGCACTTCTTGCCCCGCGCGTGGTTCCCGCTgctcgggggggggggctcTCGCGGTGGCGCTCCTTGGCCCGCACATGGCTCCCGTTGCTCAGGGGGTCTCTCCTGCGGCCGCGCTCCATGACCCCGCTCCTCCATCtcgcgcggcggcgctcctctGCCCGCGCGACCTCATACGCCTTCGCGTGGTATCGGGGACCTTGCTGGGACTACGCCACCTCTTCACCGGGGCCACCATCCAGCTGGACCACGACGAAGCCCGGTGCACAACCGCCGACACCACCCGcgcggacgccgccgtcgaggacTACGCCACGGCCAAGGACGTCGACGAGATCCACGACAAGGACGTCGACGAGATCCACGACAAGGACGTCCTCGAGCAAGCTGGGGCCTCCGACCTCATCGGCCGGTCCGATCTCGAGGCGGCGCTGCTCGGCCTGCGCGTGGCTCCCGTTGCTCGGGGGGCCTCTCCCGCGGCGGTGGTCCACGCCCCCCACGGTCCTCTGTCTCGCGCGGCGGTGCTCCTCCACCCACgtgacctcctccacctccgcgtGGTATCGGGGACCCCGCTGGGACTACGCCACCTCTTCCTCGGGGCCAGAATCCAGCCGGACCACGACGAAGCCCGACGCACAACCGCCGACACCACCCGCGCAGACGCCGCTGTCGAGGACTACGCCACGGCCAAGGACACCGACGAGAGTGCGGCGAGCACGTCCTCGAGCAAGCTGGGGCCTCCAACCTCAGCGGCTGGTCCGAtcccgcggcggcgctgctcggcCCACGCGTGGCTCCCGTTGCTCGGGGGCCTCTCCCTCAGCGGCGCTCCACGGCCCCTGCGGTCCTCCATCTCGTGCGGTGGCGCTCCTCCGCTCGCGCGACCTCCTCTGCGCAGACGAGGTGAAGGTTGGTCATCAATAATAATGGACTCGCGTCAGCAAGCTAGCTCCAACAGCAACAAAGCCTTTTGTTTATAGAGTCATGCAAATGCAGAGTAGTCTTGTCTGGGTCACATCTGCACCGAGTGCAGGGAAGGAAAGGCTGCACCGCGGTGATTAGAGGGTGGACAGGGGTAGCCCATCACCAACTCGTTCCTGCGCAACTGGCAGGGCTGGCTTTGGTTCAcccttgggccttgtttagttgcccaactttggacaaccaaaattactgtagcgtaactgtagcatttcatttgtatttgtgaattattgtccaaatattgactaattaggctcaaaagattcgtctcgcaaagtacaacaaaactgtgcaattagtttttgatttcgtctacattcagtactccatgcatgtaccgcaagtttgatgtgacgggaaatcttctttttgcatagtgctaaagttggaattttggggaACTAAACAGGGCTTGGTTCGTCGTTCCATTGACCGAGATGAACGCAAGAAGTGCCAGCTATGCGGCTATGTCCGCCGGATGGATGGCTGCCTCGTGCAGCGGCAATCCACGTGACACTGATAGGAGGGGACGCGCATGAGTCTTCGGATCGCCATTTCGCTGACAGaacaataagaaaaaaaaatacttgagcGGTTGGCGACACCGTTGTAAAAGATCGATCCCAGCAAAACGTGCACGTCCTGCATGCATGGTCTTGCTGtcaccatgcatgcattcaAAAATACGTAATTGAGAATGGAAAACAGGAGTGCTGGTGTTAGAGAAAACCATTGCATGCAGGTTTATCTTGTCGTGCAGTTCCATAATTTCCTACACCACCAAACTGACATATTGCTTTCTATTTGAGCAAACACCAGAACTAAGGCGCGCGCACAGTTTTCTCTTTGTAATCTTCTATCAAACAATGAAGATCAAAACTTGAGCCCATGAATGCAACTATAACATTGTACAAGGAGCAGGTGAATGGGGAATCCACATGGAGATTCGcaaggtaagaaggttctagaaaattagagagaatgcatgagccatAATTGCCATacttcatggtgaagtgtagaaCATTCtaaaactagatattttagcatggtagaaatataagaaactagataaggatgaggagggttctagagttaggatattttgtattgaagagtgtggaagttgccacatggcaacaccacaatgatcataagcacctataaatagaggtgcttcCCTCCCTCCTAGCCGATTTCTCAATAGTGAGCAAGGCCAATTACTAGCATATATATGCAGAACGTAGTATAATTAATAAAGATTAGATAGTCAGATGAGAGACAGTCAACTAAGAAAGGATCCATCGATATTTGAGACTTGGGGTATTGGAGTAATATACAAAATCATGTAATTGGGGggaatatgtattttttttatctcttaaGTATTTTGGAAGTATCACTTATATGCAAATCGATTAGTGCATCTCCATCCTAACACTTTTTCCTATAATATTTGATCAGATAGATAATTTTAGTAAGTAGGTTAGACATAAAATTTTACCATAGCCCCAGAAATCGGAAGCGGTGTTACCCGAGCTCGTCGATCATCTTCTTTAGTATCTCAAATTCGCTGCCGGCATTCTTGTCCTCGTTTATATGTGCCTCCTCTAATCCTGCAGCAACGAAGCCCGGGTGGGGCGCCTGACCCAGACCATCCTGCTAAGTGCAATGGTACTCTTGCAGCTCATGGCAGTGTGCTCCTTGGCGGTGTACTACGGCTTCTCTATCGCTATAGATAGGGCGCACGCCAAAATGATCGAGCTGTCCGAGGATGAAAGCACGCGCCAGATTATGGTAAACATGCTAATGTCTTTGATACGTTCTTCGTGCACGGCGGTCGGGGCGGCGGTCGGGACGGCGGTCACCGCAGTCAGGACGGCGGCTACCGCGGTCGGGACGGCTGTCGGGGCGGCGGTCAGGACGGCGGCTACCGCGGTCAGGACGGCGGTCACCGCAGTAGGGACAGCGGTCGGCGCGATCAGGACGGTAGTCACCGCGATCGGGACAGGAGCGGCTGCGGCGTGGAACGCGGTGGCGTTCTGGAGGAGGTGGGGCCAGAAGAAGGAgtaggaggaggacgaggaagatgaACGCGGTGCAAAAGAATATCATAACAAGAAACAACATTCAGAATATGCAAGAGGGGGTGCAAATTTTCTCCGATCTCGTCTTTGAGCCCTGGGCTGGCCCAGAGGTGCAACGTGCTACCACACTAGGCCCAATAGTCATTTATATTTCTGCTTGCGTGCTGTTGTTCTCCTAATTTTTGCAAGAGTTACCCAATCATGACATTTAAACTCGTTATTGTATTTCCTAGCGTCTATTTCTCATGCAAAATGTGTCAGGTTTTTCACTCAAAATTGCCCCATTTTCTCGTGATCACGTTACGCTAGTCGTGTGTCCGTGCATCACATCCATGCTTTACAGCGCAAAAAGTACGCACGCATTTCAAGATTTCTAAGTTAAATATATATTAATCCACTCGCACAAGTCATTGGCAAAAACGGCAAGTATCCAGTTACAAAGTCTTGGTGCTCAAGTCATCTCATAGAACATAGATAAATACAATAATCGAGCCGACATAGCTAAAGACGGCAGGCAAACCCAATCATCTGCACACAAAACTACCTAAGCTTTTATTTCTCTCCTTCCCACCCACCCGGATCATGGTTTCTGAGCTCTCCCAAGACCTGGTTTCACAAATCACAAAACCAGTGTCGTTTAAGTTCACATTCATCAGAGCAGAGAAAGGTTGTTGGCAAATTTTGAGTATACCAAATGTGAAGCTCTGATGCTCAGCTCTTGCTGTGATTTGCCCTTTTCAGCAGCTTCCGGCTGGGTGGGGCGTGATCATCCTACCACATGAGACAATGCAATGCACAGAAGAAAGCTGGACATTTAAGAAATTTGCTGAAGTTTGCAGACAGCCAGAAAGGCCTGCACAAGATTGTAGGATAATTAGAACGACGAAGCAGCCTTACCTTATATAATGAAGCCGCAGAGTCTGACTGCATAGTCTGATTCTGAGCTTGGCCAAGAGACTGCAACGTCTCGATGGCATCTACTGTGAGCTGCCAGCCAGAGAGCGCCGTGCTCGAACCAGAGTTAATACAACATGCAGCAGCAACATTTCCATTTACCCAGGGGCAGTAATTGTTGTGGTGCTTTATTGGATCAAAATCTGGAAGTTCGGTTTCATAATCGTTTTCTCCATTTGTTGCTCCTGACAATCAAATGTAAGAGCGAGGTGAATGGCAtatccaaataaaaatatagttCTGCTGCTGATGAAAATACACTGGAATGGCAAAAACAGACATGCACAGAATGGAACAGTGCAGTAAAAGAAACATGCAAAATTTTGATGGCAAAAACAGTTTTTCATGAACAAGAATATGCACCAGGTAAGCACAAAAATAACAGGAAGTGTACGTTAGTTAAAAGTTTGATGTGGAAGTACCTAGCCCATTTGCTGGATCATAGTCATCATTAGTCAGCATAATACCAGTCACTTCCTCTTTCGATGCATCAATGCCAGAATAAACTCTTGCATTGCAAGAAAGAGAGGGATGTGCACTATTCTCATGAGCTACAGCATGACTCATCTTCTCTCCACTTTCAACAGAATCAGCTTTAGTTGAACCACAAATTTTTGAACCACTGTCAGCTCGAACCGCTAACCGAGACGCCATATCTTGGCTATCACCATGAGGATCTTCTCGACCAACTTCTTCAGGGGCAGACTCATCCATCAACGCAGGTCCAGGGGCTGACTCGCCAGTGTGGCCCATAATCTCGATGAGCTCAGGAATTGGATCAGCATCTCCAACAACGCTACCAGTTTTATGCTCAGAAATATCAGTCCCATGAATTTCAGCTTCATGACTAGCACCCATTCCCACACTCCCTCCACTAACCCCCAGGCTAAGCTGATCTCTAGCAGAAGCAGGAGTTGTTTCTGCATTGAGAACTTCTTCCCCTCCATTCATACTACTGCCCCCTATCTCTCTTGCATTACTTTCAGTTTCAGCAGCAGGCTGTACAAAACTGCTTTGCTGTGCTTGGTTGCTATAATTGAGATCCAATGCCTCACTCATTCCACCACTCCTGAGTGCACTAGAAGGCTTATTAACATCATCACCATCACATGGATGATATTCAACACTCTCCATTGAATTTTCCTCTGCACTGTGAACAGTGTCCATTGCAATAACAGAAGACGCCCTCATAGAATCCTTTGGAAATGGGTTGTGAAGGGCAGATGGGCCCTCAGCATTAGATGTATCAAATCTATTAACATCTATATCCAGGTCAAAGCTTAAGTTTCTGCTGGGACCTGCTCCGGTAGAAGATGGGCGATTGATATCAAAAAGATTAAAACCACGAGGCCTTTTGCTCCGAGCACCAGAATCTTGTGCGGCATCATCAACTTCATCACCATCGCGGTCAATGACAGTTCCCTCTATGCTGTCAGCAGGCTGAAGCCTGTTTATTGGCTTGTCAGCTGTGCTCCCACCTTCCTCCAGGTTACGCTTCCTTGAACTGGGGCCCCGAGACTCAAATGAAGCTGCATGGCCACCAAGTTCACTTCCAGTTGGCTGCCCAATAATGAGATCTCTTCCCATTCCTCCATAACTGAAATGTCCAGGCATCGGGGGCAATGCAGAATGGTTTGATGGCAAACCTCCTGCCATCGTCAGATTTAAGTCAACTTGAGCATTTGACACAGACTTACGCTCATCAGTACCTGCCTCATCACGTCCTTCAACATTTTCTTTCTCTGCTACTTCAGCAACCAATCCATTGATCCCACTAGTAGCACTAATTCCACGGGTCAACACAGGCTTCCTTCCTGTATCAGGCATGTCGATGTTATTCAGACTTAAATGAGAAGGGCGTGGCACAGATTTGAAGTCCCAGATTCTCACTGTAGCTCCACATAAGCTGCAATCCAGCAAAGGTGATCTCATGCTGCATCCAGAATCTTTGACACgcatttttccttttcccttctcTTTCTTAACTGATGCAGAGTATGAACTTTGGTGATGCTCAGGAATTTGGGAATGAAACTGGCCATCTGGTTCAGCTGAACCTGCATTTCTGGCGGAGCGTGTTGAATTTTCTTCCCAATCTTGAACATTTGGAAGCCATCTAGGCTCCCATCCACAAACGCTAATAAGCTTCTGTGCCTACATCATCAGATATGAGTGGCCTAGATCAAATAAAGCTACAAGTTCTGAAAATAAATacagcaacaacaaaaaagCAACAAGGAATCAATGACAAGAGATAATACTTGAGAGTAGCCGCAGCTTTCATCTTGTTGGCTGATATCAATTCCTGTTGTACTGTCTGTTCTGTAGCCCAGCTCCCCAGACAAAATTGTAACTGATTGGGATAAGATGCGATCAATTTGAACGCTTCTAGTGATCTTCATACTCTCAATTGCAGATGAGGCAATAACAGGAAGAGATACAAACTGCAATAATCCATCACAGCGATCTTTAAAACCACCAACAAGAGCTGACGGGGTAAGGTGGAACTGGACCAGGCTATCAGCACAGCTATTCCCCCTCCAGGGACAATCATTCTGGTGTGATGCATCAAGCTGCTCAGCAAAAGCTTCCCCAGCATTTGCAACTACAATATAACATAAGGACAAGGAAGTTAGGTCTCACCGGATGAACATGTTTCATTTTATGAGGAAATACTAGCAATATATGTCCAGCTTAACTAAGTAGCAAGAAAACATAAGTAAGACCAGGCAGAAACTTAGATATTGTGACTCTATCGAGTTCATCAGCAGTAAGAACCAAAACTAACTCCTATTTCCTTCCAATGATAAAGTAGCATAGATGTTCCAATCAAGAATGCATTATAAATACAGTTAGATGTCATAAGCAAAAAGTTCAGCCAATATCAATTGTCCAACAAACTCAATATAGTTCAGCTGTCAGATAAAAAGATTcacaacaaaaagaaatatatGTGCATCCACTGTAGCATAATTTTCACAAGCTAATGCCCCACCCATGCGAACAGGCACTAAGCAGTGTCAAAATCGTAATCAGAACCCTCAAGAGAACAAGCTAATTAAGCAGTTGACCGGTCAGTATTTGTTGAGGCGAATTCATGCATTTATTATTACCAAATCAAATCAAGTAGATCCTCCCTtctgactttttttttactgaagGAAGCTTACCCATCTTTCATTGGAAACAAAGTCTACAGGACAACATAGAAGTAGCGGGTAAATGCTGGGGATTCCAGCTTTATCATAAATAAACAGATTGAACCATAAACTACAAACAAGTTGGATCACTTTAGCTTGCAACAAACAGGGTaagcaaaatttgaacttaatgCCATTCTCATCATATGAAGGTTAGACTGAGAACACAAAATATATTCTCTTCCTCCACTGAACTTGTAGAAGTAAATGGTAAATTCTACAAATGGTTTCTTGTTTATTTAGAACTAAGAGTCAACAAAATAAGAAGGGAGCTTGCAATATGCAACAGATCATGTAATAAAAGGTAACGTGTGACATAAAGCAAGTAATAGTTCCCTTATCTGCAACATTCCCTGGCTCTGATTAATCTCTACAGTTAATAATGACATCCTTGCATCAAACATGGTAAGGAAAACCAGATAGCTCAACATGAAAAAACATAATGGAAATTTTGTTGAGAGCATACCTTCAGCAGGGGACCATGATGTCAATGCAGTAAATATAAGATGTGCACCACATGATTCACACTCAATCTTGTCCACATCAATGTTCACCCAGCCTCTTTGAGCACAAGCCAATGAACTAGCAGCCTATAAAAATTAAGTCAATAGTGTTCTTTTTCGAATAAACAGTTGTTGACATTTTATCTGACTATTTTATCTTCTTTTAGTTTTGAGAACTCGAAATGGCAAATAAGTAACTTGGGGCAATAAAATCTAAGTTGGATATTGCAAAGAGAGCATAGATAAACCATACGTGCAgacataaatatttttttaactcgCTAGCTGCTTAAAAGGATATGCTTCCAATAATGTCTCAATGAATACAAAAGGAATATAGTGGGAAAATAGCACGTTTTCAAGTCAGGAACTCAGAACTAATTCAAGACAAAAATCGCTCCCTACATTATTTGGTAATTTACATTTTAGGAGGGAGAAAAGGTTCTTTTTCGTTTGATATTATTTGATTACAAGACGAGACATAACCATATCTTCTAAAGTGGCCCTACcttatttatatatgtatacaaGTTACAAGTTTGTAAGCGAAAAATTTAGTAATATAGCAAGAGACACAACTTTATTAGGGACATGCATTCATCGTGTGCAACTGTGCAAAATTCTAAAGCATCGAATATAAGAAAAAACGGTGGGAATAACATTGTAGCATACGCTCGGATAGGAAGTATATGCCTTAGCCTGAGGCTGACTGCCATAAGCAAGTTTGTCACAGTTCTGATTATTCAGTTATTCAAAACCAGCATTTAGGGGGAAGGGGGATTCTAAGCGAATGTACATACAAACGTGCAAGAAAAACACCATACCAGAAATCACCAGTTGATGACTGGTTGGTTTAAGATTTACGATACAACTAGCTAGCAAGAGTCCAGTAGGCAAAGAAATGACCTTTGGCTTAGAAGCCCATGTTGACTGCTTAAACGTGGCCAGTCGATGAAGCAAGTCGCCTCGTTCCCATGGTCTACACGATGATTGAGAGAAATCCGCAGCAGCCCCATCAGCATTAGTACTAAATGCAGGCTGAGAAGCAGGTGGAGCGACATGAGACGATCCCGCCTTGGACACTTGGTCACTGCCTAACCAATCTATACTAGCTACATTAGTTTGTGCAGGAGGTGATGAAGCACCAGCAGAACTgcaaagagagagaggggaaaaaAGGAGCTTCAGAACAGGCAGGCAGAAAACAGAACAATACATAGCATCATGATAAATGTTAAGCACATAACAGCAAAGCAACAATGGCATCTTAGTTTGCCCTGTGTCAGATTTTGTATCCCCACCCACAAACTTGCAATGGTATACTTGATCCCATTGGCTCAGGAAATGGATATGCTTTAAGGTTAACAAATAAAATGTGGGTCAATTCAGCTTGACTCGCGGCGTTTACTATTGCTGTAGCAAAACTAGAAAAGCTAGAGCGCTACCGCTAGCAGTTACATCAGTTCATCATGCTAAGTAGCACATTTGAGCATCCACCTAAGGTACCGAGACGAAACAGGATAAACACGAGCCCCCAAATCACATATTTTAAAACGCACCATGTGCATCAATACAAAAGCTACAGAAGCCACACGCTCGATGCCAGGATAACCAGCAAGAAGCTACAATGAGCTAATCATGCTAGGCAGCACATTTCGGCATACACCTAAGGTTCTGAGAGGATGAACGCGAGCTCCAAAATAACGTATTTTGAATCGCGCCATGCGTGTGTGTAAAGACCAAATACTACAGAAGCTGCGACCTCGATGCCAGGATAACCAGCGAGAAGCTACACTCGTGCGATTTTCCAATTCCCGAACAAGGCAAAGCAAAAAAAGGGGGCAATTTTCTCAGATTGCCGCTTCTAGGGTTTAACCAACGCCCCCACCCTCCGACCCACACACCTCGCAGCAATTCCTAGGGCAACGAATCCGAAGCGGAAATTCATAATCCGCCGAGCCCGGAGCACCGCGCCGCCGGAGAGACCCGCGCAGGCCCCGATCCGGCGTCCACCGGCCACCCAGGCGAGTCGCCACGCCGGAGGCCCAGCGGCAGCAAGAGAGGCCGCGGGAGGGAAGGGGACGCGTTACCTGGCGAcgggggtgggcggcggcgagaccgACCTCGCGGGCGGCGggtcgggcggcgccgccgacgagctccgcgCCTCCTCGCGCATCGCGGCCGCGCTCGCTCGCTCCTCGGGGTCCCGCGTCGGGTCGGGTCGGGCGGTCAAGGCCGGGCGGAGCAGGGCGAGCGCGGGTGGTGTGGGGCAGTGGGGGTGTGGACGTGTGGTGACTTGTGTGATACTGT from Setaria italica strain Yugu1 chromosome II, Setaria_italica_v2.0, whole genome shotgun sequence encodes the following:
- the LOC101758021 gene encoding uncharacterized protein LOC101758021 codes for the protein MSGSVGRTRVGRYELGRTLGEGTFAKVKFARNVETGENVAIKILDKEKVLRHKMIAQIKREISTMKLIRHPNVIRMYEVMASKTKIYIVMELVTGGELFDKIATRGRLKEDDARKYFQQLINAVDYCHSRGVYHRDLKPENLLLDATGALKVSDFGLSALSQQVREDGLLHTTCGTPNYVAPEVINNKGYDGAKADLWSCGVILFVLMAGYLPFEDSNLMSLYKKIFKADFSCPSWFSTSAKKLIKKILDPNPNTRITVADLINNEWFKKGYQPPRFETADVNLDDVNSIFNESGDPAQLVVERREERPSVMNAFELISTSQGLNLGTLFEKQTGSVKRETRFTSRLPANEILSKIEAAAGPMGFNVQKRNYKLKLRGENPGRKGQLAIATEVFEVTPSLYMVELRKSNGDTLEFHKFYHNISNGLKDVMWKPEGSIMEGDEARHRKSPWTTTSGADPRLGSPSHHSITQVTTRPHPHCPTPPALALLRPALTARPDPTRDPEERASAAAMREEARSSSAAPPDPPPARSVSPPPTPVASSAGASSPPAQTNVASIDWLGSDQVSKAGSSHVAPPASQPAFSTNADGAAADFSQSSCRPWERGDLLHRLATFKQSTWASKPKAASSLACAQRGWVNIDVDKIECESCGAHLIFTALTSWSPAEVANAGEAFAEQLDASHQNDCPWRGNSCADSLVQFHLTPSALVGGFKDRCDGLLQFVSLPVIASSAIESMKITRSVQIDRILSQSVTILSGELGYRTDSTTGIDISQQDESCGYSQAQKLISVCGWEPRWLPNVQDWEENSTRSARNAGSAEPDGQFHSQIPEHHQSSYSASVKKEKGKGKMRVKDSGCSMRSPLLDCSLCGATVRIWDFKSVPRPSHLSLNNIDMPDTGRKPVLTRGISATSGINGLVAEVAEKENVEGRDEAGTDERKSVSNAQVDLNLTMAGGLPSNHSALPPMPGHFSYGGMGRDLIIGQPTGSELGGHAASFESRGPSSRKRNLEEGGSTADKPINRLQPADSIEGTVIDRDGDEVDDAAQDSGARSKRPRGFNLFDINRPSSTGAGPSRNLSFDLDIDVNRFDTSNAEGPSALHNPFPKDSMRASSVIAMDTVHSAEENSMESVEYHPCDGDDVNKPSSALRSGGMSEALDLNYSNQAQQSSFVQPAAETESNAREIGGSSMNGGEEVLNAETTPASARDQLSLGVSGGSVGMGASHEAEIHGTDISEHKTGSVVGDADPIPELIEIMGHTGESAPGPALMDESAPEEVGREDPHGDSQDMASRLAVRADSGSKICGSTKADSVESGEKMSHAVAHENSAHPSLSCNARVYSGIDASKEEVTGIMLTNDDYDPANGLGATNGENDYETELPDFDPIKHHNNYCPWVNGNVAAACCINSGSSTALSGWQLTVDAIETLQSLGQAQNQTMQSDSAASLYKLSSVHCIVSCGRMITPHPAGSC